One region of Limnospira fusiformis SAG 85.79 genomic DNA includes:
- a CDS encoding patatin-like phospholipase family protein, whose translation MAEFTRVLSIDGGGLRGLIPAEILVSVEHKIQEKTGNPQARLVEYFDLFAGTSAGGIMTCLYLSPDLQDPTKPRCSAEEARNFFYQNSRNIFYQPCSHAIKNFWGLLNEKYSHEKFELMMQNFFGDLKLSELLKPSLICSYEISRRKTHFFTQHDAVVSPSKDYYVRDVIRATSAAPTFFKVAAIRSLGDEMYTCVDGGVFANNPTLCAYAEARSKLPDNPTAKDMVILSLGTGDVKKGYPYEQARNWGQFQWLLPLFDIIMTGVAETVDYQMRQIYDATRSPQQYLRINTTLTDKNMLPIDKSSDENLQAIRRVGQQLAEDYSEELDAIVDLLLR comes from the coding sequence TACCCGCCGAAATTTTGGTAAGTGTCGAGCATAAAATTCAGGAAAAAACTGGCAATCCTCAAGCTAGACTCGTCGAGTATTTTGATTTATTTGCTGGGACAAGCGCCGGGGGAATTATGACTTGTCTTTACCTATCTCCCGACCTACAAGACCCCACTAAACCCCGATGCTCTGCGGAAGAAGCCAGGAACTTTTTTTACCAAAATAGTCGTAATATCTTTTACCAACCTTGTAGCCACGCCATCAAAAACTTTTGGGGACTGTTAAACGAAAAATACTCCCATGAGAAATTCGAGTTAATGATGCAAAACTTTTTTGGGGACTTAAAGTTAAGCGAGTTATTAAAACCATCCTTAATTTGCTCCTATGAAATTTCTCGGAGAAAAACCCACTTTTTTACTCAACATGATGCGGTAGTCAGTCCTAGTAAAGACTATTATGTAAGAGACGTAATTCGCGCCACCTCAGCCGCTCCGACTTTTTTCAAGGTAGCCGCAATTAGGTCTTTAGGTGATGAAATGTATACCTGTGTTGATGGGGGAGTGTTCGCCAATAATCCAACCTTGTGTGCTTATGCGGAAGCTCGTAGCAAACTCCCAGATAATCCCACCGCTAAAGATATGGTAATTTTATCTTTGGGAACTGGGGACGTGAAAAAGGGATATCCTTATGAACAGGCTAGAAATTGGGGTCAGTTTCAATGGTTACTTCCCCTGTTTGATATTATTATGACCGGGGTGGCGGAAACCGTAGATTATCAAATGAGGCAAATTTATGATGCTACTAGAAGTCCTCAACAGTATCTGAGAATAAATACAACCCTGACGGATAAAAATATGCTACCCATAGATAAGTCATCTGACGAAAATTTGCAGGCTATTCGTCGTGTCGGTCAGCAATTGGCTGAGGACTATAGTGAGGAATTAGATGCAATTGTTGATTTATTGCTAAGGTAA
- a CDS encoding class I SAM-dependent methyltransferase codes for MLLPGKQRSKLDETEDRLFYEYPRFVTHVDEGFIDRLRGLYSDRLSDNSRVLDLMSSWVSHLPDDRKFSHVEGHGMNEEELARNRQLNHYFVQDLNKDPKLPLGDREFDAVLICVSVQYLQYPEAVFSEIHRVLKPGGVVIVSFSNRMFFQKAIAAWRDGTEPQRVKLVESYFNSVRSGELPGFSVPEVIINQSSVPPVLQMLGLGGGDPFYAVIAHRQI; via the coding sequence ATGTTGTTACCAGGGAAGCAACGGAGTAAACTAGACGAAACCGAGGATAGATTATTTTATGAGTATCCGCGATTTGTGACCCATGTTGACGAGGGATTTATTGATAGGTTAAGGGGGTTATATAGCGATCGCCTTTCAGACAATAGCAGAGTGTTGGACTTGATGAGTAGCTGGGTGTCTCATCTCCCGGATGATCGGAAATTCTCCCATGTAGAGGGACACGGTATGAATGAGGAGGAGTTGGCGCGTAACCGTCAACTGAACCATTATTTTGTTCAGGATCTGAATAAAGACCCGAAATTACCATTAGGCGATCGCGAATTTGATGCCGTGTTAATCTGCGTATCAGTACAGTATTTACAGTATCCTGAAGCCGTATTTAGTGAAATTCATCGTGTCTTAAAACCGGGGGGAGTGGTGATTGTGAGTTTCTCTAACCGGATGTTTTTTCAAAAAGCGATCGCCGCATGGCGAGACGGAACAGAACCCCAGCGAGTCAAACTCGTAGAAAGCTACTTTAACTCAGTCCGTAGTGGGGAATTACCCGGCTTCAGCGTCCCTGAAGTAATTATCAATCAGTCATCTGTCCCCCCGGTCTTGCAAATGTTAGGACTCGGTGGCGGCGACCCGTTTTATGCAGTGATTGCACATCGTCAAATTTGA
- a CDS encoding alpha/beta hydrolase gives MGTERSYQTLPFYWHRDTLENDRRWLESIVRNTAPFSDAWTKARIVQLGYPYPPNTKPGTVEGLPTYGGYTSEAEIASVLRSSCNLLEYPGFETQVNEDYVIRTLNSWHNREFTQAISRNFEVYADRYHSNIFLVVSTAPSSLNVDRQLPSRDRFRPLFNIAELGQMMRLANFNRITLRTHGYATPPERFYPAFVNEAESLSLKGPINQVGTLEEKSVYIGYHWPGERPILSPGLWTDPFRYWGISLKFLVGLALAAFGGGSVLYFVLGLLIAPLLTIWGIKPIVDSLWQWITWDALAGLISQWLWVAFSVFLLWLFLFQLLRIVVYQRDRYRIIHYGAPDLAEFFWRLDKALGDNPYASMPFLPGEQPRLSPLPTLNVNLIGHSMGCLLVVNVLRILSDRFGKEDRLVQQGNDMGEYLRLDRLILSAPDIPLEFLREGRNNYVRSAILRCREIYLFSSDRDLVLRYLSVLGNWFSEPSVAMSGLRLGNVYLKTVKTHDDQEEYRPFIRIMVNSQAAVEPTSAYDLFEKFNYFDCSQMSKINGVKWKLNAGTALPIDLVNALLYFANKIDVHGAYYWVDTPSFEIIQFLITRYELSRSDTLATIYQLIENTPIRFRPSQPFSKPNV, from the coding sequence ATGGGAACTGAGCGCAGCTACCAAACCCTACCCTTCTATTGGCATCGCGATACCTTGGAAAACGATCGCCGATGGTTAGAATCAATTGTTCGGAATACCGCTCCGTTTTCAGACGCTTGGACGAAAGCTCGCATTGTCCAGCTTGGCTACCCATATCCCCCCAATACCAAACCCGGGACTGTGGAGGGACTGCCGACCTATGGGGGTTACACTTCCGAAGCAGAGATCGCCTCGGTGTTGCGATCGTCTTGTAACCTCCTGGAATACCCAGGCTTTGAGACTCAGGTAAATGAGGATTATGTGATCCGCACTCTCAATAGTTGGCATAATCGAGAATTTACTCAGGCGATCAGTCGCAACTTTGAAGTTTATGCCGATCGCTACCATAGCAATATTTTTTTAGTGGTCAGCACCGCCCCGAGTTCCCTAAATGTTGACCGCCAATTACCCAGTCGCGATCGCTTTCGTCCCCTGTTCAATATCGCTGAACTAGGTCAGATGATGCGCTTGGCGAATTTTAATCGCATTACCCTCCGTACCCACGGCTATGCCACCCCCCCAGAAAGGTTCTACCCCGCTTTTGTGAATGAGGCGGAGTCTCTTTCCCTCAAAGGACCCATTAATCAGGTGGGAACCTTGGAAGAAAAAAGTGTCTATATCGGCTATCACTGGCCGGGAGAAAGACCGATTTTGAGTCCCGGTCTATGGACTGACCCTTTCCGCTATTGGGGGATTTCTTTAAAGTTTCTCGTAGGTCTGGCTCTCGCAGCTTTTGGGGGCGGCTCTGTGTTATATTTTGTCCTAGGCTTATTAATAGCCCCCCTGTTGACAATATGGGGAATTAAACCGATTGTTGATTCCCTGTGGCAATGGATAACCTGGGATGCTCTGGCTGGTTTAATTAGCCAATGGCTGTGGGTGGCTTTTAGCGTGTTTCTTCTGTGGCTATTCCTATTCCAGTTGCTGCGGATTGTCGTCTATCAGCGCGATCGCTATCGCATTATTCACTACGGCGCACCAGACCTAGCAGAGTTCTTCTGGCGACTTGATAAGGCGCTGGGAGATAATCCCTATGCTTCTATGCCTTTTTTACCGGGGGAACAACCGCGATTATCCCCCCTCCCTACCTTGAACGTTAATCTGATTGGTCATAGCATGGGCTGCCTATTGGTGGTTAATGTTCTGCGAATTCTATCCGATCGCTTTGGGAAAGAGGATCGCTTAGTTCAACAAGGCAATGATATGGGGGAATACTTGCGCCTTGACCGCTTGATTTTATCTGCTCCAGATATCCCCTTAGAATTTTTGCGGGAGGGACGCAATAATTATGTGCGATCCGCTATTCTCCGCTGTCGGGAAATTTATTTGTTTTCTAGCGATCGCGATCTCGTCCTGCGTTACCTTTCTGTTTTGGGTAATTGGTTTAGTGAACCCAGCGTCGCTATGTCTGGCTTACGCTTGGGAAATGTTTACCTAAAAACAGTTAAAACACATGATGACCAAGAGGAATATCGACCATTTATTCGGATTATGGTCAATTCTCAGGCTGCCGTTGAACCTACCTCCGCTTATGATTTGTTTGAAAAGTTTAACTACTTCGACTGTTCCCAAATGTCTAAGATCAATGGCGTTAAATGGAAGTTAAACGCCGGGACGGCTTTACCCATAGATTTAGTAAATGCCCTCTTATACTTTGCTAATAAAATTGATGTTCACGGCGCCTATTACTGGGTTGATACTCCCAGTTTTGAGATTATACAATTTCTGATTACCCGCTATGAACTCTCTCGGTCAGATACTTTAGCCACCATTTACCAACTCATTGAAAATACTCCTATTCGTTTTCGTCCCAGTCAACCCTTTTCTAAGCCCAATGTTTAA
- a CDS encoding sterol desaturase family protein, protein MVTLAANSEGEAVTVIKIILIAVVLLLTGDFISTFFYHVPEHIFGKYHGAVHHSHNRSFIRYAIATQNPLVLITGFLAAFPYLLFLPIFGSISPTGTILGLVLAQSHVQFRHLSPTTWTTPNTINYICKLLCITTPERHWQHHRNSRIAYGDIFTFYDKPAQLWFKFLLQFKQKMSSQL, encoded by the coding sequence TTGGTTACACTAGCCGCAAATTCTGAGGGTGAAGCCGTGACCGTTATCAAGATTATTCTCATAGCCGTGGTCTTACTATTGACCGGGGATTTCATCTCAACTTTTTTCTATCATGTCCCTGAACATATTTTCGGGAAATATCATGGCGCTGTTCATCATAGCCATAACCGCAGTTTTATTCGCTATGCGATCGCTACCCAAAATCCCCTCGTTTTAATTACTGGATTCTTAGCCGCCTTTCCCTATCTCCTCTTTTTACCTATCTTTGGGTCGATTTCTCCCACCGGTACTATCCTGGGTTTAGTTTTAGCACAATCTCATGTACAATTTCGTCATCTTTCCCCCACTACATGGACTACACCCAACACCATAAACTACATCTGTAAACTTCTCTGTATCACCACCCCAGAAAGACATTGGCAACATCATCGTAACTCCCGAATTGCCTACGGTGATATCTTTACATTCTACGATAAACCTGCTCAATTGTGGTTTAAATTTCTCCTACAATTTAAGCAGAAAATGTCATCCCAATTATAA
- a CDS encoding calcium-binding protein, which translates to MEPEPEIEPEPEVEPTPEPEPTPEPEPTPEPEVEPEPEVEPTPEPEVESEPEVEPTPEPEPTPEPEIEPEPEVEPEIEPTPEPEVEPTPEPEVEPEPEVEPTPEPEVEPEPEVEPTPEPEPTPEPEVEPTPEPEVEPEPEVEPTPEPEVGVEPTPEAQPQPQPQPQPQPQPQPQPQPEPEETPIAGPVPVPETTPESNLQPESELTPVVTPRLIQPLDISGSINIPLVNIPSLNIDSIRLINVTEETLEGTEADDFKVGTSMAESIYGRGGNDTIFGMGGDDNLEGGFGNNLLWGGEGNDFILGGPGNDTLYGGQGDDFLLGGEGNDVIWGDIGNDTIDGGEGDDLIFGGEGDDLILGGFGNNTIYGGQGNDTIHGGDGNDLIFGNQGADYLQGNQGNDTIYGGQDNDTLLGIAGNNLLLGNLGNDFLVGGLESDTLYGGQGNDTLIGGDGDDFLSGDKGNDLLIGGAGRDTFAIAYGQDTIADLEVGVDQIWITAALDPRQLAIAQIDTGSQIIIADTGEVLAFLNGVEATTIDIEDFTFF; encoded by the coding sequence GTGGAACCCGAACCGGAAATTGAACCTGAACCGGAAGTTGAACCGACTCCTGAACCGGAACCGACTCCTGAACCGGAACCGACTCCTGAACCAGAGGTGGAACCCGAACCGGAAGTTGAACCGACTCCTGAACCAGAGGTGGAATCCGAACCGGAAGTCGAACCGACTCCTGAACCGGAACCGACTCCTGAACCGGAAATTGAACCGGAACCGGAAGTCGAACCGGAAATTGAACCGACTCCTGAACCGGAAGTCGAACCGACTCCTGAACCGGAAGTGGAACCCGAACCGGAAGTTGAACCGACTCCTGAACCAGAGGTGGAACCCGAACCGGAAGTCGAACCGACTCCTGAACCGGAACCGACTCCTGAACCGGAAGTCGAACCGACTCCTGAACCGGAAGTGGAACCCGAACCGGAAGTGGAACCGACTCCCGAACCGGAAGTGGGGGTTGAACCTACTCCTGAAGCACAACCGCAACCACAACCGCAACCACAACCGCAACCACAACCGCAACCGCAACCGCAACCGGAACCGGAAGAGACTCCTATTGCTGGACCTGTTCCTGTACCGGAAACTACTCCAGAAAGCAACCTTCAACCAGAGTCGGAATTAACTCCAGTGGTGACACCAAGACTAATACAACCATTAGACATCAGTGGTAGTATTAATATCCCATTGGTAAATATTCCCAGTTTGAATATTGATTCAATCCGCTTAATTAATGTGACTGAGGAGACCCTAGAAGGAACGGAAGCCGACGACTTCAAAGTGGGTACATCGATGGCTGAATCGATATATGGACGGGGTGGAAATGACACGATTTTTGGAATGGGAGGAGACGATAATTTAGAAGGAGGATTTGGGAATAATCTGTTGTGGGGAGGTGAAGGTAATGACTTCATCTTGGGAGGACCGGGAAATGATACTTTATATGGCGGTCAAGGTGATGATTTCCTGTTGGGAGGAGAAGGAAATGATGTAATTTGGGGAGACATCGGAAATGATACTATTGACGGCGGCGAGGGAGATGATTTAATCTTCGGCGGCGAGGGAGATGATTTAATCCTGGGAGGATTTGGGAATAATACGATTTATGGGGGTCAAGGAAATGATACTATCCACGGAGGAGATGGTAATGATTTAATCTTCGGAAATCAAGGAGCTGATTACCTACAAGGAAATCAGGGTAATGATACGATTTATGGAGGTCAAGACAATGATACTCTGTTAGGAATTGCGGGTAATAATCTCCTGTTGGGAAATCTCGGAAATGATTTTCTGGTAGGTGGTTTAGAATCTGATACTCTCTATGGCGGTCAGGGAAATGATACGCTAATTGGCGGGGATGGAGATGATTTCCTGAGTGGTGATAAGGGTAATGATCTTCTGATTGGGGGTGCAGGTCGCGATACTTTTGCGATCGCTTACGGACAAGATACGATCGCTGATTTGGAAGTGGGTGTTGACCAAATCTGGATCACGGCAGCTCTAGATCCTCGACAATTAGCGATCGCTCAAATTGACACCGGATCTCAAATCATCATCGCCGACACCGGAGAGGTCTTAGCCTTCTTAAATGGAGTGGAAGCGACTACCATAGATATAGAAGATTTTACCTTCTTCTAA